The sequence ATGCAGGTACTCAAAAAGCAAAGGAATGAGCCGCATCTTGGAAGGACTTTTTTTAAGCGAATAATCCATTCGCAGAGCGCTTTCGCCAATAAGAGCTCCGGAGCCGAGCAGAAGAAAAAGGATCTCGAGCTGAGCACTGAAACCTTTTGCCCGCATAAGAGAGGGTACGCCGGCCTTTTTTAAAGCGGCGGCCTTGTATACCCTGAATCCAGATGTCCAGTCGGAAACAGCGCTTCCGCGAAAAATGGCGCTCATGAAAAAAGAACCCGCGCGGCTTATAACACTCCTCAGGAAAGACACGCCGCTGCAGCGGCCGCCCTCAACGAACCTGGACGCTATAACAGCATCACAGCCGGGACGCGATCCTGTGCCGAGTTTATTGATCATCGCCGACACCGTCTCCGGCGGATGGGTGTCGTCGCAGTCCATTGTGACAACAATGTCATCCGGCGAGGCATTTTTATCTATCCATTCAAAACCGGTCCTGAGAGCCGCCCCGAGGCCCAGATTGCGCGGATGCCTTATTAGTTCCAGACTTATGTTTAAATGACGGGCGACAGACGAGGCCTTTCCCGATGTGCCGTCATTTGAGCCGTCGTCCACAAGCAGAATGATAAAATCTCTGCTTATCGCCCTTTTTATGCTTGTAAAGACAGGTTCTATCGACTCCGCCTCGTTGTAGGCGGCCAGAAGAAAATAAATCATTTCCTGGCGGGGACAGTCCCCATTACGGACGAAGTCGTAGATGGGGACTGTCCCCCTTTGTAATCTTCCAGTATGCCGTTCAAAACTCCCGTTACTTCTTTTTTTATTCTCTCCACGCCCTCTTGTGTGGAGGCTTCAAAACGCATGACAATAACCGGGCCGGTGTTGGAGGCCCTGCAAAGGCCCCATCCGTCCTCAAAAATTATTCTCGCGCCGTCTATGGTAATAACCTCATTCGTTTTCTGAAAATACGCGGACAATTTGCCCACAACACCGAACTTTATCTCGTCCGGGCAGTCCACCCTGATCTCGGGCGTGATCGGATATGCGGGCACATCATCCAGATACGAAGACAGCGCCTGAGGCGCGGAAGCGATAAGCTCCGCAAGGCGAGCGGCCGTATAAAGAGCGTCGTCATAGCCGAAATACCTGTCGTTGAAATATATGTGACCGCTCATCTCCCCGCCGAAGAGGGCATTTTCTTCCTGTATGCGGGCCTCTATGGGAGAATGCCCCGTCCTGCTCATTATGGCTTTGCCCCCGAGCCTTTCTATTGTCTCAGGCAGAGCTTTGGAGCATTTGACCTCGAACACGATTTTCCCGCCCGGATTTTCTTTCAAAAGAGATTTAGAAAAAAGAGCCATGAGGCGGTCTCCCCAGATGATGTTTCCCTTCTCATCTATAACGCCTATCCTGTCCGCGTCGCCGTCAAAGGCAACGCCGAAATCGGCCTTTTTCTCACGCACCTTCTCAATGAGGGCTGTCAGGTTTTCAGGAACCGTAGGGTCGGGAAAATGATTCGGGAAATTGCCGTCCACTTCCTCGAATATGCTCTCAACTTCCACGCCCATCTCCCGCAGGGCGGGAATGATTATGCCGCCGCCTACGCCGTTTCCGGAATCCACGGCGATCGTCAGTTTTCTTTTGACGCTGATATTCTCCCTGATGTATTTTCTGTACGCGGGCACGACATCGGCCGTCTCAAGGGTTCCTTTGCCTTCGGGTTTTTCTCCCGCCTTCACCCTTTCCAACAGCGCCCTTATATCGTCGCCATAGATCGTGGCCTGATTGAGCGATATCTTCATGCCGTTATACTCGGAGGGATTGTGGCTGCCCGTTATCATTATGCCCCCGTTAATCTTCATTTCATGGCAGGCAAAATAAAAAACCGGGGAGGCGACCATGCCTATATCAACGACATCAAGGCCGCAGGACAGAAATGAATCTATCATCTTGCGGGATATTCTCGGCGAAGACAGCCGCCCGTCTCGCCCCAGGGCTATTCTCTTCACCCCCTTATCCAGGAACATGGCTGAAAGCGCCCCCGCTATTTTCACAAGTGAATTGTCATCCAGATCGCGCTCGGCGATCCCCCTGATATCGTACTCCCTGAAAATCAGTTCATTGATACTCATAATCTTCCTCCTTCCCCTTTCAGCATTTCAAGATAACGGCGGGCCTGAGAATTCTGCGGATCCGCTTTTAGGCAGGCCTCAAAACTTGAAATGACTTGAGCCCAATCCTTTTTTTTCCAGTATATAACCCCGCAGTTATAATAACCCTGAGCGAAATCGTGGTCTTTTTCCACTGATTTCTTATAACAATCAAGCGCCTCGTCATCTTTTCCCAGTTTTTCATAAACAGCGCCCGTGTTATTATAGTTTCTCGCCAGCGACTTGTCTATAAAGGGCGCTGTGCGCTTGTCCCTGTATTCTTTGTCCAGGGCAACCCTCGCGAAACCGTAGTATTTTAGCGCGTCTTCATATCTTCCCGTTTCATAGGAGCTCGCGGCAAGATTATACAGAGCCTGGGAATTATAGGGGTCAAAAGCTATGGCTTTAAGAAACAATTTGCTCGCCCTGTCAAAATCCCCGCTGGCGTAGAATTCCAGCCCCCCGGAGCTGAAAGCGTCGGAATAATCTCCGCACAGTTCTTTAGCGTAAAAATCTTCATAAAACATTGAGGAAAATTCGCCGGAAAAAAACATGCTGCCTGACGGGTCTCCGGAAACCGGAGAATCAAAGCCGCGAAGAACGCCCGCGGTGACTGGCTTCATTTCGCTGAAAAAATCCCGGCCGGCCTCAAAATGCCTCGTTATTAAAACATTGCCGTTTAAAGAAATGAACTTTTTAAAATATTCGTCGCCCTCAATGTCACTCGGCGGAAGAATAACGCGGCCGTCGCGCAGGAGCTGTTTTCTGTACCATGGTGCCCTCATCATGCCCTGCGCGATAAAAAGCGAGTCTTTTCTTTTGCCGCGGACGAGATTCTCATACCACAATGAAAAAAGCTGGACATCCTTGCGCAGTATAACGATAGAATCCCG comes from Candidatus Omnitrophota bacterium and encodes:
- a CDS encoding glycosyltransferase family 2 protein; the protein is MIYFLLAAYNEAESIEPVFTSIKRAISRDFIILLVDDGSNDGTSGKASSVARHLNISLELIRHPRNLGLGAALRTGFEWIDKNASPDDIVVTMDCDDTHPPETVSAMINKLGTGSRPGCDAVIASRFVEGGRCSGVSFLRSVISRAGSFFMSAIFRGSAVSDWTSGFRVYKAAALKKAGVPSLMRAKGFSAQLEILFLLLGSGALIGESALRMDYSLKKSPSKMRLIPLLFEYLH
- a CDS encoding phosphomannomutase/phosphoglucomutase, translated to MSINELIFREYDIRGIAERDLDDNSLVKIAGALSAMFLDKGVKRIALGRDGRLSSPRISRKMIDSFLSCGLDVVDIGMVASPVFYFACHEMKINGGIMITGSHNPSEYNGMKISLNQATIYGDDIRALLERVKAGEKPEGKGTLETADVVPAYRKYIRENISVKRKLTIAVDSGNGVGGGIIIPALREMGVEVESIFEEVDGNFPNHFPDPTVPENLTALIEKVREKKADFGVAFDGDADRIGVIDEKGNIIWGDRLMALFSKSLLKENPGGKIVFEVKCSKALPETIERLGGKAIMSRTGHSPIEARIQEENALFGGEMSGHIYFNDRYFGYDDALYTAARLAELIASAPQALSSYLDDVPAYPITPEIRVDCPDEIKFGVVGKLSAYFQKTNEVITIDGARIIFEDGWGLCRASNTGPVIVMRFEASTQEGVERIKKEVTGVLNGILEDYKGGQSPSTTSSVMGTVPARK